The following DNA comes from Sphingopyxis sp. BSN-002.
TAGTTCGGCGTATCCTGGCGCGGCTCGCGGTAAGGCGGATCGTAGCGGTCGTTGCGCTGCTGGGCCTTGTCCTTGCTCGCCGAGCTGGCGATCGCGGCGATCGTGCCGAGGATCAGCAGCCCGCCGATGACTTCGCCGGTGCTGATATGGTCGCGGTCGCGATAGCCCCAGCCGCCGTGGCGCCCGCGCGCTTCGGCGGGGACGGCAGCGAACGAGGTCAGGACGATCGCGCTGGCGGTCGCAAGGGTCGTAAATTTACGCATCGAAGGGGCGCTCCCCGGACGCAGGCAAGGGACGGTCCCGCCCGCAACGCCGCATCACTAGGCCTTCCATGCTTTCGCACCGCTGAACCGGTATTCCGGCGCGACGAAAGGAAAAGCCCGCCATCTGCGCGATGGCGGGCTCTTTCGGGACTCGGTGACCAGACCTGTCCGGGTTATCAGCAGGCGCAGCGCGGCTTGGGCCGCGGCTTCCATTTCTTTTTCGCGACATAGCGCTTCCGCACCGGCGCATTCTCGTAATAGGTCTTTGTGGTCGTTTCGACCGTTTCGGTCACGACCGGGGTGGTGATCGTCGTGACGACGACGACGCCCGGCGAGTACCAGCCATAGCCATAACCCGAAGAGGCATAGCCGCCCTGCTGATAGACCGTGGTGCCGGGATAGCCGTAGCCGTAATAGCCGCCGCCGTGGCGATAACCGCCGCGGCTCGCCCACCATTCCTCGCATTTTTTCTTGTCGGCGCTGTTGCCGATCGCCGAGCCGGCAAGCGCGCCGACACCGCCGCCGATCAGCGTGCCCGCGGTGCGGTCGCCATGCCCCGCGACGCGATTGCCGACGACGCCTCCGACGACCCCGCCGATCACCGCGCCGCCGATCTGGCCGCCATGACCGCAGCGGCGCGCCATGTCGGCATCGCGCGGGTCGGGTCCCGGCGGGGGACCGCCATATCCATAGCGCGGATCATATTCGGGCGGCGGGGGATAACCCGCGCCGGCGCCTTCGACGGTGCCTTCATACGTGCCGTCGTAGCGCCGTCCGTCGGGCGCTTCATAGGTGCCGTTCCACGTGCCGGTCCAGCGACCCTCGGCCTCGTAGGTGCCGCTCACCTGCCGATAGTCGATCTCGCTCGGCACGCGGTCGGGCGAGCCCGTATAGACGCGGACGTCGGGCGAAGCGGGCGCGCCATATTCGAGCTTCGGCGCAGGCGCGGGCGCGGGTTCGGCGCTCGATGCGCGGCCGGCCAGCAATATCGTTCCGGCGGCGACGCCCAGAAGCAGGATGGTCCGCATTACTAACTCCCTGTTATTCCAGCCTGCGCCGATGTTACGGCGAACGGCGATTGGTTAACAGCCTGTTAGCAAACTGAAGCGATTCTCGCGAATCCGTTAACCCTGAGTTTCGCGTCCCAATTTGGGTCAGCCGGCAAGTGCGCCCGCGACGCGCGCGACCAGCGCCTCGGCGCCGGCCTGATCGTCCGCGGTGAAGCGCGAAGGCAGCGGGCTGTCGAGGTCGAGCACCCCGATCAGGCGTCCGCCGGCGACGACGGGAACGACCAGTTCGCTGCGACTGTCGGCATCGCACGCGATATGACCCGGAAAGGCATGGACGTCGTCGACGCGCTGGGTCTCGCGCGTGCGGGCAGCGGCGCCGCACACGCCCTTTTCCAGCGGAATGCGGATGCACGCGGCCTTGCCCTGAAAGGGGCCGAGGACGAGTTCGCTGCCGTCGAAACGATAGAAGCCCGCCCAGTTGAGGTCTGGGATCGCCTGCCAGATCAGCGCGGCGAGGTTCGCCATGTTTGCGATGCCGTCGGGCTCGCCCGCGACGAGCGCTTCGGCAGCGTCGGCGGTTTCGGCCCAGAGGGCAGCGGCGGTGGTGGCGGTTGGGGCGAAGGCGAAGGACATGGGCTTCTTTCGAAATCAGAGCGTGCAGGTGGGCATGAAGACCGGCGCGGCCGGCGCGTCGGCGCGCCAGCTCAGCCGGAAGACGACATATTGGGCCGGATGGTCCGAAAGAACAGGGCCATTTTTGCCGTCGAACAGCGTGGCGACCGCGAGCGGCTCGACCCGCATCGCGCTCGAGCTGCGGAAACCGAGGAGGTCATAGGCGTCGGTCCAGGCCCTGTTGTCGGCCATGGGCGCGGCGCGGGCGGCGAAGCCGACGCCCTTGGCGGCGAGGCGAAAGGCGGGGTCGGTGGCGAAGCGGCCCACCCTGTCGCCGGCGCGGTAATTGTTGAAATCGCCCGCGGCGATCAGCGCTTGATCGCCGACCTCCGCCAGAAAAGCATCGTTCTCGCGCGTTTGCAGGACATGTGCCTGTTCAGCGCGCGCGATGGAGACGCCCGATGGCTCGCGCGAATTGCGATGCGTGTTGAAGGCGAACAGCGGCGCGGGCGCACCGGGGATGTTGATGCGGATCAGCGCGGCGCCCTTGTTCGACAGGCAGTCGAAGCCCGCGCAGCTATCCGGTCCGAAAGCCTCGCTTTCGGCATAGTTCAGCGGCAAGTCGGTCGCGATATACAGTCCGCCGTCGAGCCATTTTCCGATGCCTTCGCCTTTCCACCAGCGCGCGCCGTCGGCGAAACCCGCGGGCGGCGGAGTCGCGGGAAGGGTGCGCCACCAACGATCGCCGCCGGTAAAGCCTGCGGCCGGCGTTGTTGGCGCGCGATGCTGGCCGAGCGCGGGGCCGGGCACGATCGCCGCGAAGCGACCGTTCTTTGCGATCTGCGACGCTTCGGGGGTGAAGGCCTTGTGCAGGATCAATATATCGGGGCCAAGGTCGGCCTTGCGCCTCTTCGCGATCCAGTCGGCGATCGCCGCGAGCTTCGGCCCGCGGCCGCTGCGGATCGGCCAGGGCAGCCCCTCGACGTTCCAGAGAAGCACGCGCAGCCGCATCGTCTTACGCCCGTCGGTGAGCGTTTCGACCTTCGGCAGGGCGGCGGGATCATAGCAGTCGGCGCGCTGTTCGATCCGCGCGAGCTTGCCGTTCGGCAGCACCGACCAGACGACCACCGCTAGCCCGAGCAGGGCGATGGCGATGATCGCGAGCCGGCGGCCTATTCGACGGTCAGGCCGGTCCATTTTGCCGCAAAGGCATATTTGTCGGCTGCCTCGGCGATGATCTTGTCGGTCGGCTTGCCCGATCCGTGGCCGGCGCGCGTTTCGATGCGGATCAGGTGCGGCTTGTCGCCGACCTTCGCGTGCTGCAGCTCGGCAGTGTATTTGAAGCTGTGCCCCGGCACGACGCGATCGTCGGTGTCGGCGGTCGTCACCAGCACCGCCGGATAGGTCTTGCCATCACGGATGTTGTGATAGGGCGAGTAGGCGAGCAGCGTCCGGAAATCGGCCTCCTTCGACGGATAGCCGTAATCGTCGGTCCAGTAGCGGCCCGCGGTGAAGCGGTCGAAGCGCAGCATGTCCATCACGCCAACGGCAGGCAGTGCCGCCGCGAACAGGTCGGGGCGCTGGTTGACCACTGCGCCGACGAGCAGGCCGCCGTTCGAGCCGCCCTCGATCGCGAGCTGGCCCTTGCCGGTGATCCCTTGCGCGATCAGATATTCGCCCGCCGCGATGAAATCGTCGAAGACATTCTGCTTCTTGTCGAGGCGGCCGGCATCGTGCCACGCCTTGCCATATTCGCCGCCGCCACGGATGTTCGCGACGACGAAGACGCCGCCCTTGTCGACCCACGCGAGCTTGGTCGGCGAGAAGCCGGGCACCTGCGACAGGTTGAACCCGCCATAGCCATAGAGCAGGGTCGGCGAGCCCTTGCTGCGGTCGAGCCCCTTCTTCATCACCACGAACATCGGCACTTCGGTGCCGTCCTTCGATTTGAAGAAGCGCTGTTCGACCGAGAATTGCTTCGGATCGAAGGTCAGCTTGGGCTGCGCGAAAATCTCGCTCTTTCCGGTGACGGTATCGAGGCGGTAGATCGTC
Coding sequences within:
- a CDS encoding glycine zipper 2TM domain-containing protein, with protein sequence MRTILLLGVAAGTILLAGRASSAEPAPAPAPKLEYGAPASPDVRVYTGSPDRVPSEIDYRQVSGTYEAEGRWTGTWNGTYEAPDGRRYDGTYEGTVEGAGAGYPPPPEYDPRYGYGGPPPGPDPRDADMARRCGHGGQIGGAVIGGVVGGVVGNRVAGHGDRTAGTLIGGGVGALAGSAIGNSADKKKCEEWWASRGGYRHGGGYYGYGYPGTTVYQQGGYASSGYGYGWYSPGVVVVTTITTPVVTETVETTTKTYYENAPVRKRYVAKKKWKPRPKPRCAC
- a CDS encoding GAF domain-containing protein; this translates as MSFAFAPTATTAAALWAETADAAEALVAGEPDGIANMANLAALIWQAIPDLNWAGFYRFDGSELVLGPFQGKAACIRIPLEKGVCGAAARTRETQRVDDVHAFPGHIACDADSRSELVVPVVAGGRLIGVLDLDSPLPSRFTADDQAGAEALVARVAGALAG